One genomic segment of Cervus canadensis isolate Bull #8, Minnesota chromosome 14, ASM1932006v1, whole genome shotgun sequence includes these proteins:
- the JAK2 gene encoding tyrosine-protein kinase JAK2 isoform X2 yields MAVLDMMRIAKEKNQTPLDIYSSISYKTFLPKCVRAKIQEYHILTRKRIRYRFRRFIEQFSHCKATARNLKLKYLINLETLQSAFYTEQFEVKEPGRGPSGEEIFATIIITGNGGIQWSRGKHKESETLTEQDLQLYCDFPDIIDISIKQANQEGSNESRIVTIHKQDGKSLEIELKSLREALSFVSLIDGYYRLTADAHHYLCKEVAPPMVLENIQSNCHGPISMDFAISKLKKTGNQTGLYVLRCSPKDFNKYFLTFAVERENVIEYKHCLITKNENGEYNLSGTKKNFSNLKDLLNCYQMETVRSDSIIFQFTKCCPPKPKDKSNLLVFRTNGISDVPTSPTLQRHNNVNQMVFHKIRNEDLVFNESLGQGTFTKIFKGIRREIGDYGQLHETEVLLKVLDKAHRNYSESFFEAASMMSQLSHKHLILNYGVCVCGEENILVQEFVKFGSLDTYLKKNKNSINILWKLEVAKQLAWAMHFLEEKTLIHGNVCAKNILLIREEDRKTGNPPFIKLSDPGISITVLPKDILQERIPWVPPECIENPKNLNLATDKWSFGTTLWEICSGGDKPLSALDSQRKLQFYEDRHQLPAPKWTELANLINNCMDYEPDFRPSFRAIIRDLNSLFTPDYELLTENDMLPNMRIGALGFSGAFEDRDPTQFEERHLKFLQQLGKGNFGSVEMCRYDPLQDNTGEVVAVKKLQHSTEEHLRDFEREIEILKSLQHDNIVKYKGVCYSAGRHNLRLIMEYLPYGSLRDYLQKHKERIDHKKLLQYTSQICKGMEYLGTKRYIHRDLATRNILVENENRVKIGDFGLTKVLPQDKEYYKVKEPGESPIFWYAPESLTESKFSVASDVWSFGVVLYELFTYIEKSKSPPAEFMRMIGNDKQGQMIVFHLIELLKNNGRLPRPDGCPDEIYVIMTECWNNNVSQRPSFRDLAVRVDQIRDNMTG; encoded by the exons CTACAAGACATTTTTGCCAAAATGTGTTCGAGCAAAGATCCAAGAGTATCATATTTTGACAAGGAAGAGAATAAGGTACAGATTTCGCAGATTTATTGAGCAATTCAGCCATTGCAAAGCCACTGCCAGAAACTTGAAACTTAAGTATCTTATAAATCTGGAAACTCTTCAGTCTGCCTTCTACACAGAGCAGTTTGAAGTAAAAGAACCTGGAAGAGGTCCTTCAGGTGAGGAGATTTTTGCAACCATTATAATAACTGGAAACGGTGGAATTCAGTGGTCAAGAGGGAAACATAAAGAAAGTGAGACACTGACAGAACAG GATTTACAGTTGTATTGTGATTTTCCTGATATTATTGATATCAGTATTAAACAAGCAAATCAAGAAGGCTCAAATGAAAGCAGAATTGTAACTATTCATAAGCAGGATGGTAAAAGTCTA GAAATTGAGCTTAAGTCATTAAGAGAAGCTTTGTCTTTTGTGTCATTAATTGATGGATATTATAGATTAACTGCAGATGCACATCATTATCTTTGTAAAGAAGTAGCACCTCCAATGGTGCttgaaaatatacaaagcaaCTGTCATGGCCCAATTTC AATGGATTTTGCTATCAGTAAACTGAAGAAAACAGGTAATCAGACTGGACTCTATGTACTTCGATGCAGTCCTAAggactttaataaatattttctgacttttgCTGTTGAG CGAGAAAATGTAATTGAATATAAGCACTGTTTGATTACGAAAAATGAGAATGGAGAATACAACCTCAGTGGTACTAAGAAGAACTTCAGTAATCTTAAAGATCTTCTGAATTGCTACCAGATGGAAACTGTTCGCTCGGACAGTATAATTTTCCAATTTACTAAATGCTGTCCCCCAAAGCCAAAAG ACAAATCAAACCTTCTAGTCTTCAGAACCAATGGTATTTCTGATGTACCAACCTCACCAACTTTACAAAGGCATAATAATGTGAACCAAATGGTGTtccacaaaattagaaatgaagattTGGTATTT aaTGAAAGCCTTGGCCAAGGaacttttacaaaaatttttaaaggtataaGAAGAGAAATAGGAGACTATGGTCAGCTGCATGAAACAGAAGTTCTTTTAAAAGTTCTGGATAAAGCGCATAGAAACTATTCAGag tcTTTCTTTGAAGCAGCAAGCATGATGAGCCAGCTTTCTCACAAACATCTGATTTTAAATTATGGAGTATGTGTCTGTGGAGAGGAGA ATATTCTGGTTCAGGAATTTGTAAAATTTGGATCACTAGAtacatatctgaaaaagaataaaaattctataaatatattaTGGAAACTTGAAGTGGCTAAACAGTTGGCATGGGCCATGCATTTTCTA GAAGAAAAAACCCTTATTCATGGGAATGTGTGCGCCAAAAATATTCTTCTTATCAGAGAAGAAGACAGGAAGACAGGAAATCCTCCTTTCATCAAACTTAGTGATCCTGGCATTAGTATTACAGTTTTGCCAAAAGACA TCCTGCAGGAGAGAATACCATGGGTACCACCTGAATGCattgaaaatcctaaaaatcTAAACCTGGCAACAGACAAATGGAGTTTTGGTACCACATTGTGGGAAATCTGTAGTGGAGGAGATAAGCCTCTGAGTGCTTTGGATTCTCAAAGA AAACTACAGTTTTATGAAGATAGGCACCAGCTTCCTGCACCAAAGTGGACAGAATTAGCAAATCTTATTAATAATTGCATGGATTATGAACCAGATTTTAGACCTTCTTTCAGAGCCATTATAAGAGATCTTAATAGTTTGTTTACTCCAG ATTATGAACTATTAACAGAAAATGACATGTTACCAAATATGAGAATAGGTGCCCTAGGGTTTTCTGGTGCTTTTGAAGACCGAGACCCTACACAATTTGAAGAAAGACACTTGAAATTTCTACAGCAACTTGGCAAG GGTAATTTTGGGAGTGTGGAGATGTGCCGGTATGACCCTCTACAAGACAATACTGGGGAGGTGGTGGCTGTGAAAAAGCTCCAGCACAGTACTGAAGAGCACCTCAGAGACTTCGAAAGAGAAATTGAAATCCTTAAATCCTTGCAGCATGACAACATTGTGAAGTACAAAGGAGTCTGCTACAGTGCTG GCCGGCATAATCTAAGATTAATTATGGAGTATTTACCATATGGAAGTTTACGAGACTATCTCCAAAAACATAAAGAACGGATAGATCATAAAAAACTTCTGCAGTACACATCTCAGATATGCAAG GGTATGGAGTATCTTGGTACAAAAAGGTATATCCACAGGGATCTGGCGACAAGGAATATACTAGTGGAGAATGAAAACAGAGTTAAAATAGGAGATTTTGGATTAACCAAAGTCTTGCCACAAGACAAAGAGTACTACAAAGTGAAAGAGCCTGGTGAAAGTCCCATATTCTG GTATGCACCAGAGTCACTGACAGAGAGCAAGTTTTCCGTGGCCTCAGATGTTTGGAGCTTCGGAGTGGTTCTCTATGAACTCTTCACGTACATTGAGAAGAGTAAAAGCCCGCCAGCG GAATTTATGCGTATGATTGGCAATGACAAACAAGGACAGATGATTGTGTTTCATTTGATAGAACTCCTGAAGAATAATGGAAGATTACCAAGACCAGATGGATGCCCAGATGAg ATTTATGTGATTATGACAGAATGCTGGAACAATAATGTAAGCCAGCGCCCCTCTTTCAGAGACCTAGCTGTTCGAGTTGATCAAATAAGGGACAACATGACTGGATGA
- the JAK2 gene encoding tyrosine-protein kinase JAK2 isoform X3 → MVLENIQSNCHGPISMDFAISKLKKTGNQTGLYVLRCSPKDFNKYFLTFAVERENVIEYKHCLITKNENGEYNLSGTKKNFSNLKDLLNCYQMETVRSDSIIFQFTKCCPPKPKDKSNLLVFRTNGISDVPTSPTLQRHNNVNQMVFHKIRNEDLVFNESLGQGTFTKIFKGIRREIGDYGQLHETEVLLKVLDKAHRNYSESFFEAASMMSQLSHKHLILNYGVCVCGEENILVQEFVKFGSLDTYLKKNKNSINILWKLEVAKQLAWAMHFLEEKTLIHGNVCAKNILLIREEDRKTGNPPFIKLSDPGISITVLPKDILQERIPWVPPECIENPKNLNLATDKWSFGTTLWEICSGGDKPLSALDSQRKLQFYEDRHQLPAPKWTELANLINNCMDYEPDFRPSFRAIIRDLNSLFTPDYELLTENDMLPNMRIGALGFSGAFEDRDPTQFEERHLKFLQQLGKGNFGSVEMCRYDPLQDNTGEVVAVKKLQHSTEEHLRDFEREIEILKSLQHDNIVKYKGVCYSAGRHNLRLIMEYLPYGSLRDYLQKHKERIDHKKLLQYTSQICKGMEYLGTKRYIHRDLATRNILVENENRVKIGDFGLTKVLPQDKEYYKVKEPGESPIFWYAPESLTESKFSVASDVWSFGVVLYELFTYIEKSKSPPAEFMRMIGNDKQGQMIVFHLIELLKNNGRLPRPDGCPDEIYVIMTECWNNNVSQRPSFRDLAVRVDQIRDNMTG, encoded by the exons ATGGTGCttgaaaatatacaaagcaaCTGTCATGGCCCAATTTC AATGGATTTTGCTATCAGTAAACTGAAGAAAACAGGTAATCAGACTGGACTCTATGTACTTCGATGCAGTCCTAAggactttaataaatattttctgacttttgCTGTTGAG CGAGAAAATGTAATTGAATATAAGCACTGTTTGATTACGAAAAATGAGAATGGAGAATACAACCTCAGTGGTACTAAGAAGAACTTCAGTAATCTTAAAGATCTTCTGAATTGCTACCAGATGGAAACTGTTCGCTCGGACAGTATAATTTTCCAATTTACTAAATGCTGTCCCCCAAAGCCAAAAG ACAAATCAAACCTTCTAGTCTTCAGAACCAATGGTATTTCTGATGTACCAACCTCACCAACTTTACAAAGGCATAATAATGTGAACCAAATGGTGTtccacaaaattagaaatgaagattTGGTATTT aaTGAAAGCCTTGGCCAAGGaacttttacaaaaatttttaaaggtataaGAAGAGAAATAGGAGACTATGGTCAGCTGCATGAAACAGAAGTTCTTTTAAAAGTTCTGGATAAAGCGCATAGAAACTATTCAGag tcTTTCTTTGAAGCAGCAAGCATGATGAGCCAGCTTTCTCACAAACATCTGATTTTAAATTATGGAGTATGTGTCTGTGGAGAGGAGA ATATTCTGGTTCAGGAATTTGTAAAATTTGGATCACTAGAtacatatctgaaaaagaataaaaattctataaatatattaTGGAAACTTGAAGTGGCTAAACAGTTGGCATGGGCCATGCATTTTCTA GAAGAAAAAACCCTTATTCATGGGAATGTGTGCGCCAAAAATATTCTTCTTATCAGAGAAGAAGACAGGAAGACAGGAAATCCTCCTTTCATCAAACTTAGTGATCCTGGCATTAGTATTACAGTTTTGCCAAAAGACA TCCTGCAGGAGAGAATACCATGGGTACCACCTGAATGCattgaaaatcctaaaaatcTAAACCTGGCAACAGACAAATGGAGTTTTGGTACCACATTGTGGGAAATCTGTAGTGGAGGAGATAAGCCTCTGAGTGCTTTGGATTCTCAAAGA AAACTACAGTTTTATGAAGATAGGCACCAGCTTCCTGCACCAAAGTGGACAGAATTAGCAAATCTTATTAATAATTGCATGGATTATGAACCAGATTTTAGACCTTCTTTCAGAGCCATTATAAGAGATCTTAATAGTTTGTTTACTCCAG ATTATGAACTATTAACAGAAAATGACATGTTACCAAATATGAGAATAGGTGCCCTAGGGTTTTCTGGTGCTTTTGAAGACCGAGACCCTACACAATTTGAAGAAAGACACTTGAAATTTCTACAGCAACTTGGCAAG GGTAATTTTGGGAGTGTGGAGATGTGCCGGTATGACCCTCTACAAGACAATACTGGGGAGGTGGTGGCTGTGAAAAAGCTCCAGCACAGTACTGAAGAGCACCTCAGAGACTTCGAAAGAGAAATTGAAATCCTTAAATCCTTGCAGCATGACAACATTGTGAAGTACAAAGGAGTCTGCTACAGTGCTG GCCGGCATAATCTAAGATTAATTATGGAGTATTTACCATATGGAAGTTTACGAGACTATCTCCAAAAACATAAAGAACGGATAGATCATAAAAAACTTCTGCAGTACACATCTCAGATATGCAAG GGTATGGAGTATCTTGGTACAAAAAGGTATATCCACAGGGATCTGGCGACAAGGAATATACTAGTGGAGAATGAAAACAGAGTTAAAATAGGAGATTTTGGATTAACCAAAGTCTTGCCACAAGACAAAGAGTACTACAAAGTGAAAGAGCCTGGTGAAAGTCCCATATTCTG GTATGCACCAGAGTCACTGACAGAGAGCAAGTTTTCCGTGGCCTCAGATGTTTGGAGCTTCGGAGTGGTTCTCTATGAACTCTTCACGTACATTGAGAAGAGTAAAAGCCCGCCAGCG GAATTTATGCGTATGATTGGCAATGACAAACAAGGACAGATGATTGTGTTTCATTTGATAGAACTCCTGAAGAATAATGGAAGATTACCAAGACCAGATGGATGCCCAGATGAg ATTTATGTGATTATGACAGAATGCTGGAACAATAATGTAAGCCAGCGCCCCTCTTTCAGAGACCTAGCTGTTCGAGTTGATCAAATAAGGGACAACATGACTGGATGA